The genomic segment CGCCCGACAATGCGCCCGCACAAGGCGCAGGACACGCCCAGCGCAGCATTGCCCAACGTCTCGGCTACGCATTCGGGCCGCGTGCGCGCATGCGCTACGGGTGGAACGACGGGCGCTATGTGTGCACCATCCAGTTGCCGGTGCCGACGGACGGTGCGGCGCCGGTCCCGGGAGGACGCACGCCATGAAGGTCGTGATCGCCGACGACGAACCACTCGCACGCGAGCGCTTGCGGGTGCTGCTAGCGCAGCTTAGCGGCATCGAGATCGTGGCCGAGGTCGGCGATGGTCGCAGCGCGCTGGAAGCCTGCGCCGCGCACGATCCGGCGCTGGTGCTGCTGGACATTGCGATGCCGGGCATCGATGGGCTGGAGGTCGCGCGACATCTCAGTGCGTTCGAACCGCGGCCTGCAATCGTGTTCTGCACCGCCTACGACGCGCATGCGCTGAAAGCATTCGAAGCCGCGGCCGTCGACTATCTGGTCAAGCCGGTGCGCCCCGAGCGCCTGCAGGTGGCGGTCGAGCGTGCACGGACGTTCACTGCCGGACGCGACGTGGCGATCGATGGCGAGGCGCATGGCGACAAGCGGCGTACGCATCTGTGCGCACGCCTGCGCGGCAGCTTGCGGCTGATTCCGGTCGAAGACATCCGCTATCTGCAGGCCGAGGAAAAGTACGTCGTCGTGCATCACGCGCGCGGCGAGGATCTGGTCGAGGAATCGCTGAAGTCGCTCGAAGACGAGTTCGGCGACCGCTTCGTGCGCATCCACCGCAACTGTCTGGTGGCCCGGCATGAACTGGTCGAACTGCGTCGCGATCTTGAAGGTCACGTGCACGCGGTGCTGCGTCACGGCGACCGGCCGCTGGAAGTCAGCCGTCGCTGCGTGTCGCAGTTGCGCGACACCGTGCGTCAGCTCTGATCCCCCGGCAAGCGGGCCCGGCGGCGATCGCCGATAATGCGCGGATGGATCGACTGCGCATCGCCACCCGCAAGAGTCCGCTCGCCCTGTGGCAGAGCGAGCACGTGGCCGCCGCCCTGCGCGCGCGCCATCCCGGCCTCGATGTCGAACTGGTGCCGCTGAGCACACGCGGCGACGAAGTGCTGGACCGGTCGCTGGCGGCGATCGGCGGCAAGGGTCTGTTCCTCAAGGAACTCGAAATCGCGATGCAGGCGGGCGAGGCCGACTGCGCGGTGCATTCGCT from the Luteimonas fraxinea genome contains:
- a CDS encoding LytR/AlgR family response regulator transcription factor, whose product is MKVVIADDEPLARERLRVLLAQLSGIEIVAEVGDGRSALEACAAHDPALVLLDIAMPGIDGLEVARHLSAFEPRPAIVFCTAYDAHALKAFEAAAVDYLVKPVRPERLQVAVERARTFTAGRDVAIDGEAHGDKRRTHLCARLRGSLRLIPVEDIRYLQAEEKYVVVHHARGEDLVEESLKSLEDEFGDRFVRIHRNCLVARHELVELRRDLEGHVHAVLRHGDRPLEVSRRCVSQLRDTVRQL